From a single Patescibacteria group bacterium genomic region:
- a CDS encoding GspE/PulE family protein encodes MLSNEQLKEILNKFEVVPESEFDKYLAEAKNVRKNVVNYLIEKKIISPTVLYESIANFFKIPFIDLKNQTIRKDVLFVIPESIASSHNIIAFDSDTKELKIAVTDPEDLEIFEFLRKKTSLELKIHLTTPENINDTLKQYHKSLKAEFNYLNDDITKVAEDGNKNLTKLAEDLPVVRIVDTLLEYAIMESASDIHIEPEEKDVIVRYRIDGVLHNVMILPKNVQSGIVARIKILSNLKVDEHRMPQDGRFKIKNKEYKVAFRVSILPTFDGEKLVLRLLNEQAQALNLEQIGLQRSALETLKRNVAKPNGIILVTGPTGSGKTTTLYTVLNILNQPEVNISTIEDPIEYRMPHVNQSQVNSKIGYTFASGLRAFLRQDPDIIMVGEIRDQETAEIAVHAAMTGHLVLSTIHTNDAAGTMPRLAEMGVPNFLIATTTNLIIAQRLVRKICANCIQSYNLDTETIKDIEKNMDIVDVLKTLEKEKIIVDSKKGLKSLLFYRGKGCKRCNNTGYKGRIGIYEALENSEEISKLILSRADGRTIKRQAVEQGMLTIAEDGFIKAKNGITTIEEVMRVTKN; translated from the coding sequence ATGCTTAGCAACGAACAATTAAAAGAAATTTTAAATAAGTTTGAAGTTGTCCCTGAATCAGAATTTGACAAGTATTTAGCAGAGGCAAAAAATGTAAGAAAAAATGTTGTAAATTACTTAATTGAGAAAAAAATTATTTCTCCAACAGTACTTTACGAGAGCATAGCCAATTTCTTCAAAATTCCATTTATAGATTTGAAAAATCAGACCATCAGAAAAGATGTTCTTTTTGTTATTCCAGAATCTATAGCTTCTTCTCACAACATAATAGCCTTCGATTCAGACACCAAAGAGTTGAAAATAGCTGTTACTGATCCCGAAGATTTAGAAATTTTTGAGTTCTTACGAAAAAAAACTAGTCTTGAATTAAAAATTCACCTCACCACGCCAGAAAACATCAATGATACTTTAAAGCAATACCACAAGAGTCTTAAAGCAGAATTTAATTATCTCAATGATGATATTACCAAGGTTGCTGAAGATGGAAATAAAAATCTTACAAAATTAGCCGAAGATTTGCCTGTTGTTAGAATTGTAGATACTCTGCTCGAATACGCCATCATGGAAAGTGCTTCTGATATTCACATAGAACCGGAAGAAAAAGATGTTATTGTTCGCTATCGTATCGATGGTGTTCTTCATAACGTCATGATACTCCCTAAAAATGTGCAATCAGGGATTGTCGCTCGTATCAAAATATTATCTAACCTAAAAGTAGATGAACATAGAATGCCTCAAGATGGACGTTTTAAAATAAAGAACAAAGAATATAAGGTTGCTTTTCGTGTTTCCATTCTACCAACTTTTGATGGGGAAAAATTAGTTCTTAGACTATTAAATGAACAGGCACAAGCCTTAAACCTTGAACAAATTGGCCTACAAAGAAGTGCTCTTGAAACACTAAAGAGAAATGTTGCAAAGCCAAATGGAATTATTTTAGTAACTGGTCCGACTGGTTCCGGTAAAACCACCACTCTCTACACTGTCCTAAATATTCTAAACCAACCAGAGGTTAATATCTCAACGATTGAAGACCCGATCGAATATAGAATGCCTCACGTTAATCAATCACAGGTAAATTCAAAAATTGGTTATACTTTTGCTTCTGGGCTAAGAGCCTTCCTTAGGCAAGATCCTGATATTATTATGGTGGGAGAGATTCGAGATCAAGAAACAGCAGAGATTGCTGTTCATGCTGCTATGACTGGACACCTTGTTCTCTCAACCATTCATACTAACGATGCTGCTGGAACAATGCCTCGTTTAGCTGAAATGGGAGTCCCTAATTTTCTAATTGCGACTACTACAAATCTTATTATTGCCCAGAGGCTTGTTAGAAAAATTTGTGCTAATTGTATTCAAAGTTATAATCTTGACACTGAGACTATAAAAGATATTGAAAAAAATATGGATATTGTTGATGTTTTGAAAACACTCGAAAAAGAAAAAATAATTGTTGATTCTAAAAAAGGTCTCAAATCACTTCTTTTCTATCGAGGCAAAGGATGCAAAAGATGCAACAACACAGGTTATAAAGGACGAATTGGTATATATGAAGCCCTTGAAAATTCTGAGGAAATATCAAAATTAATATTATCTAGGGCTGATGGGAGAACCATAAAAAGACAAGCAGTCGAACAGGGAATGCTTACGATAGCTGAAGACGGATTCATTAAAGCAAAAAATGGAATAACTACTATCGAAGAAGTTATGAGAGTTACAAAAAATTAA